In bacterium, a single genomic region encodes these proteins:
- a CDS encoding bifunctional precorrin-2 dehydrogenase/sirohydrochlorin ferrochelatase, which produces MPRYYPVCLDLHGKHCLVIGGGTVAERKVLTLLEYEAAVSVISPRATSLIVQMSHEGRLIYTAREFEQGDVRGYFLIIAATNNDQINRIISREAQDENILVNVVDAPDDSTFILPALVRRGDLTISISTGGKSPALARKMREDMEARYGPEYEVLVDILGNLRKNILQREPDISKRKEIFQRLAEYTDLLEIIRESGREAAEGRVRELL; this is translated from the coding sequence ATGCCTAGATATTATCCAGTTTGTTTAGACCTGCACGGGAAGCATTGCCTGGTAATCGGGGGAGGTACCGTTGCCGAGCGAAAGGTTCTCACCTTATTGGAGTATGAGGCCGCAGTTTCCGTTATCAGCCCCCGCGCTACTTCGCTGATTGTCCAAATGTCGCATGAGGGCAGATTGATCTATACGGCCAGGGAGTTCGAGCAGGGTGATGTGAGGGGCTATTTCCTGATCATCGCCGCTACCAATAACGATCAAATCAACAGGATAATCAGCCGGGAGGCACAGGATGAGAATATCCTGGTCAATGTGGTTGATGCTCCGGATGATTCCACCTTTATTCTCCCTGCGCTGGTTCGACGGGGAGACCTGACCATCAGCATTTCCACGGGAGGGAAAAGCCCTGCTTTAGCCCGGAAAATGAGAGAGGATATGGAAGCCCGGTATGGGCCTGAATACGAGGTTTTGGTTGACATTCTCGGCAATCTCCGGAAAAATATTCTTCAGCGGGAGCCGGATATTTCAAAGCGAAAAGAAATTTTCCAGCGGCTTGCGGAATACACCGATCTCCTGGAAATAATCCGGGAAAGCGGTAGAGAAGCGGCTGAAGGACGGGTTAGGGAACTTCTATGA
- a CDS encoding carboxypeptidase-like regulatory domain-containing protein: MKRAISSFLAFFLCTTWLFFCACMTPASQLRTIPFRTLTGLVVDTSGQPVKQATVTTDPPTSTIMTDELGKFLITSLPEGIYTIQVIKQGFAINSAVIAIKGIGPFHTDIQMIKRAVSPAGEQDKLLPQTQGKENSDKKDKDKEEGASWWPTN; encoded by the coding sequence ATGAAAAGGGCAATAAGCTCTTTTTTAGCTTTCTTTCTCTGTACCACATGGCTCTTTTTCTGTGCCTGCATGACACCCGCCAGCCAGCTTCGTACGATACCGTTCAGGACCCTCACCGGTCTGGTCGTGGATACCAGCGGGCAGCCTGTCAAACAGGCTACGGTAACCACCGATCCCCCCACATCCACCATCATGACCGATGAGCTGGGAAAATTTCTCATTACCAGCCTGCCCGAGGGAATCTATACCATTCAGGTCATCAAGCAGGGGTTTGCCATCAATTCCGCAGTGATCGCCATCAAGGGGATCGGGCCCTTTCACACGGATATCCAGATGATCAAAAGAGCAGTGTCTCCAGCCGGAGAGCAGGATAAGTTGCTCCCTCAGACTCAGGGGAAGGAAAACAGCGACAAAAAGGACAAGGACAAAGAAGAAGGCGCTTCCTGGTGGCCTACCAACTGA
- the ccsB gene encoding c-type cytochrome biogenesis protein CcsB: MNVAFFLISLGCYFGAVSFHLISLINQRAWARQWGNLLTLSGFILHTLALTVRLWQSGHVPIANLHESLSFFGWAIILLYLLLEYRCKIPSLGAFVLPLALVFVFSASMLPKEIQPLIPALQSIWLGIHTTTSFGGYATFAFAFVAGIMYLIQENQLRSKKIGLFYYRLPSLEVLDDLIHKSLIFGFPLLTIGIITGSLWANTAWGSYWSWDPKETWALITWFIYAALVHARFTVGWRGRRSAYLAILGFCFVLFTFLGVNLLLKGLHSYA, from the coding sequence ATGAATGTCGCCTTTTTTTTGATCTCTCTCGGCTGTTATTTCGGGGCAGTATCCTTCCATCTGATCAGTCTGATCAATCAGAGAGCATGGGCCCGGCAGTGGGGAAATCTGCTGACGCTTTCAGGATTCATCCTCCATACTCTTGCTCTCACTGTCCGGCTCTGGCAGTCCGGGCATGTTCCGATTGCCAATCTCCATGAATCGCTCTCGTTCTTTGGCTGGGCAATTATTCTCTTGTATCTCCTGCTCGAATACAGATGTAAGATTCCGTCTCTGGGAGCATTTGTTCTTCCCCTGGCTTTGGTTTTTGTATTCTCCGCTTCTATGCTGCCGAAGGAGATTCAGCCACTGATACCTGCCCTGCAGAGTATATGGCTGGGGATTCATACTACAACATCCTTTGGCGGATATGCCACTTTTGCCTTTGCTTTTGTGGCGGGAATCATGTATTTGATTCAGGAAAACCAACTTCGGTCAAAAAAAATCGGGCTTTTTTACTACCGCCTCCCTTCCCTGGAAGTTCTGGATGACCTGATTCATAAAAGCCTGATCTTCGGATTCCCCTTGCTGACCATCGGGATCATCACCGGATCCCTGTGGGCAAACACAGCCTGGGGGTCGTACTGGAGCTGGGATCCAAAGGAGACCTGGGCGTTAATTACCTGGTTTATTTATGCGGCCCTCGTTCATGCCAGATTTACGGTTGGCTGGAGGGGAAGGCGGTCCGCTTACCTGGCGATTCTCGGCTTTTGCTTTGTACTCTTTACCTTTTTGGGAGTGAACTTGCTGCTCAAAGGGTTACACTCATATGCCTGA
- the hemA gene encoding glutamyl-tRNA reductase, whose translation MEVIVLGLNHKTAPIEIREKLSFSKSQISYAHKELTRDETIQEVMLLSTCNRVELFTVVTSVEKGVRALKEFLARFHHISLEILDNVSYCYTQKDAVRHLFRVACSLDSMVVGEPQILGQLKEAYNQALEDQSVGSWLVDLVEKSFHVAKKIRTETGICKNAVSISFAAVELAKKIFDKIEGKSVLLVGAGEMSELAARHLLSNGVKDIYVANRTHSRAEELALQFNGQVIPFASLKENLELMDIIITSTSAPHFVFHKEEIQKTLHRRKNRPLFFIDIAVPRNVDPSVSKCADVYVYDIDDLQMVVNSNLLERQKEAKYAEAIVERSVERFWDKMSSENVVPTIVELTQKVEAIRQQELKKAFSKLPNLSDADREVINCLALAITKKVLHDPICMLRKKSSSSNTSHYIQTAKELFNLDGFKRS comes from the coding sequence ATGGAAGTTATTGTTCTTGGATTAAATCATAAGACAGCTCCGATAGAGATCAGGGAAAAACTATCGTTTTCCAAGTCGCAGATCAGCTACGCTCATAAGGAACTTACCAGGGATGAGACTATTCAGGAAGTTATGCTGCTGTCCACCTGTAACCGCGTCGAATTGTTTACGGTAGTGACATCGGTGGAAAAAGGGGTCCGGGCGCTGAAGGAATTTCTGGCCAGGTTTCACCACATTTCGCTGGAGATACTCGATAACGTCAGTTACTGTTATACCCAGAAGGATGCAGTCCGTCATTTGTTTCGGGTGGCTTGCAGTCTGGATTCCATGGTCGTCGGCGAACCGCAGATTCTCGGACAGCTCAAGGAGGCTTATAACCAGGCGCTTGAGGATCAGTCGGTCGGCAGCTGGCTGGTAGATCTGGTGGAAAAATCCTTTCATGTGGCCAAAAAGATCCGAACCGAGACCGGAATCTGTAAAAATGCCGTTTCCATCAGCTTTGCCGCAGTGGAGCTGGCCAAGAAGATCTTTGACAAAATTGAAGGGAAATCAGTATTACTTGTAGGTGCCGGGGAGATGAGCGAGCTGGCCGCCCGGCATCTTTTATCGAATGGGGTAAAGGATATATACGTTGCCAACCGTACTCATAGCCGGGCAGAGGAGCTGGCGCTCCAGTTCAATGGCCAGGTAATCCCCTTTGCTTCGTTGAAAGAAAACCTCGAACTGATGGACATTATTATTACCTCGACCAGTGCCCCGCATTTTGTTTTCCACAAGGAAGAGATTCAAAAAACACTTCACCGGAGAAAAAACAGACCTCTTTTTTTTATAGATATTGCAGTTCCCCGAAATGTGGATCCGTCGGTCAGCAAATGCGCCGACGTCTATGTTTATGATATTGATGACCTGCAAATGGTGGTCAACTCAAATCTTCTGGAAAGGCAAAAGGAAGCCAAGTACGCCGAAGCGATCGTCGAGCGCTCCGTGGAGCGGTTCTGGGATAAAATGAGCTCCGAAAATGTCGTGCCGACAATCGTGGAATTAACCCAAAAAGTTGAGGCTATCCGCCAGCAGGAATTAAAAAAAGCATTCTCTAAATTGCCGAATCTTTCTGATGCTGATCGCGAGGTTATTAACTGTTTGGCTTTGGCGATAACCAAAAAGGTACTTCATGATCCTATTTGTATGTTACGAAAAAAGTCCAGCTCCAGCAATACATCCCATTACATTCAAACAGCTAAAGAACTCTTTAATTTGGATGGCTTCAAGAGGTCATAG
- the hemB gene encoding porphobilinogen synthase: MPFPVHRPRRMRLGENFRRMVRETHLSVDNLIYPMFVVPGEGIKRPIQSMPGIDHFSIDLLLEELTEVRDLQIPGILLFGLPQRKDDFGTESYDPEGVVQRAVRAIKGRFPELVVITDICMCEYTSHGHCGIIKNGQVDNDRTLEFLAQIAASHVDAGADMVAPSDMMDGRIGAIRRALDERGYSQVPIMSYAAKYASSFYGPFREAAESTPQFGDRRAYQMDVANAQEALRECALDIEEGADIIMVKPGLSYLDIIYRVKTRFSVPVAAYNVSGEYSMIKAAARNGWIDGTKTMMEVLTSLKRAGADIILTYFAKEAALVLRQSLLP; encoded by the coding sequence ATGCCTTTTCCAGTGCATCGACCGAGAAGAATGCGCCTTGGCGAGAATTTCAGGCGAATGGTGCGGGAGACGCATCTTTCGGTGGATAATCTTATCTACCCCATGTTTGTGGTTCCCGGTGAAGGAATCAAACGTCCGATCCAATCCATGCCCGGCATCGATCATTTCTCTATCGACCTTCTTCTTGAAGAGCTCACGGAGGTACGCGACTTGCAGATTCCCGGCATTCTCCTCTTTGGCCTTCCGCAGAGAAAGGATGACTTCGGGACTGAAAGCTATGACCCGGAAGGAGTCGTTCAGCGAGCTGTGCGGGCCATCAAGGGCCGTTTCCCCGAGCTTGTGGTCATTACCGATATCTGCATGTGTGAATACACCAGTCACGGGCATTGCGGCATCATCAAGAACGGCCAGGTTGACAACGACCGGACCCTGGAATTCCTGGCCCAGATTGCCGCATCCCATGTGGATGCCGGAGCTGACATGGTGGCCCCTTCCGATATGATGGACGGGAGGATCGGCGCTATCCGCAGGGCACTGGATGAGCGGGGATACAGCCAGGTGCCGATTATGTCCTATGCGGCCAAATATGCATCATCCTTCTATGGCCCGTTTCGTGAGGCAGCGGAGTCAACACCCCAGTTCGGCGACCGGCGCGCTTACCAGATGGACGTGGCCAACGCTCAGGAAGCATTGCGGGAATGCGCTCTCGACATTGAGGAGGGAGCGGATATTATCATGGTTAAGCCAGGGTTAAGCTACCTGGATATCATCTATCGGGTCAAGACCCGGTTTTCCGTACCCGTTGCAGCCTATAACGTCAGCGGGGAGTATTCCATGATCAAGGCTGCCGCCCGGAATGGATGGATCGACGGGACGAAAACCATGATGGAGGTTCTGACCTCACTGAAGCGCGCCGGAGCGGATATCATCCTCACCTATTTTGCCAAGGAAGCGGCTCTCGTTCTGCGGCAATCCCTGCTCCCGTAA
- the cutA gene encoding divalent-cation tolerance protein CutA yields the protein MTDFIQVFITASSREEGQRIVDALVKSRLIACGQVAGPIQSTYWWQGSIESSTEWLCLAKSREDKFAGIVSLVKELHSYQVPEIIAMPLAGVSDDYAQWMREELRN from the coding sequence ATGACTGATTTCATTCAGGTTTTCATTACGGCTTCAAGCCGCGAAGAAGGACAGCGCATCGTGGATGCTCTGGTGAAGAGCCGTCTTATTGCCTGCGGTCAGGTTGCGGGTCCGATCCAGAGCACCTACTGGTGGCAGGGCAGCATCGAGAGCAGCACAGAGTGGCTGTGCCTGGCAAAATCCCGGGAAGATAAATTTGCCGGGATCGTCAGCCTGGTAAAGGAACTGCACTCGTATCAGGTTCCGGAGATCATCGCCATGCCTCTTGCTGGCGTCAGCGATGACTATGCGCAGTGGATGAGGGAAGAGTTGAGGAATTGA
- a CDS encoding DUF255 domain-containing protein: MEKRAADSISWQAWSNDLFAQAKSEDKPVFLYLQAPWCQWCRRLESESLTDPQICLLINRYFIPLRVDSDERPDINLRYTMGGWPSIAILTPDGEIITGGTFLNREDLKKLLTHCLLLYREHRKELRSRLRQAKKRASHHVGDRTTEETGLSLDIVHKVLEFLSADFDPIYGGFGREPKFPHYEAIELALCAARLFSDSTMEEIATRTLDGMAEGELFDREEGGFFRLAQKRDWSAPQTEKMLVDNAWLLHNYLDGWLVCGQEKYRDIARSVARYLDTHLYDPGRSVFFPSQRADEEYYRLSRAERKFFPPPSPQKTIYTDWNALAVSAFLKASAVFEEESYLERARKTLAFLWQHCFTQDAGMLHAAGFPPDTSFRLLADQIYMARALLDTYQILGEEAYLSSASLLAQLIHRNFSDEQGGFWDRTDTDKPCGRLRERIKPILDNALAAEFFLKLGILDQNPEYLAIARHTLAFFSQDFPRYGIFASHYALACYLLLQPAVLVIILGRQTDQTTRHFLGKAFALSEPRKIIKLLELDQHPQMLQMLQQQGYKAPRGYLYLGQDCLLETDDIEHLVDTVRGLAGK; the protein is encoded by the coding sequence ATGGAGAAGCGAGCCGCCGACAGCATTTCCTGGCAGGCATGGTCCAATGACCTTTTTGCTCAGGCCAAGTCCGAGGACAAACCCGTTTTTTTGTATCTTCAGGCCCCCTGGTGTCAATGGTGCCGCAGGCTTGAGAGTGAAAGCCTCACCGATCCGCAGATTTGCCTTCTGATCAACCGATACTTCATCCCTCTTCGGGTCGATTCCGATGAGCGGCCGGATATCAATCTGCGCTATACTATGGGCGGCTGGCCAAGTATCGCCATCCTCACTCCTGATGGAGAGATAATTACCGGAGGCACGTTTCTCAACCGGGAAGATCTCAAAAAACTGCTGACCCATTGTCTTCTTCTCTACCGAGAGCACAGGAAGGAGCTGCGCAGCCGCCTCAGGCAGGCAAAGAAACGGGCAAGTCACCATGTCGGCGACAGGACGACAGAGGAAACCGGGCTCTCACTCGATATTGTCCACAAGGTACTGGAATTCCTGTCAGCGGATTTCGATCCGATTTACGGCGGCTTTGGCCGGGAGCCGAAATTCCCCCACTATGAAGCCATAGAGCTTGCTCTTTGTGCTGCCCGGCTTTTTTCTGACTCCACGATGGAGGAAATTGCCACCAGGACCCTTGACGGAATGGCCGAAGGAGAGCTTTTTGACCGGGAAGAAGGAGGGTTTTTCCGCCTGGCGCAAAAGCGGGACTGGAGCGCACCTCAGACCGAGAAGATGCTGGTCGATAATGCCTGGCTGCTGCACAATTACCTTGATGGCTGGCTGGTGTGCGGTCAGGAGAAATATCGGGACATTGCCCGGTCTGTCGCCCGCTACCTCGATACCCATCTGTACGATCCGGGCCGGTCCGTTTTTTTCCCAAGTCAGCGGGCGGATGAGGAATACTACCGCCTCAGCCGTGCGGAACGAAAGTTTTTCCCCCCGCCTTCCCCTCAGAAAACTATTTATACCGATTGGAACGCTCTGGCTGTTTCCGCCTTCCTGAAAGCTTCGGCAGTCTTTGAGGAAGAGAGCTATCTTGAGCGGGCCAGAAAAACGCTGGCTTTTCTCTGGCAGCACTGCTTCACTCAAGACGCCGGGATGCTGCATGCAGCCGGATTCCCTCCCGATACCTCCTTCCGGCTTCTGGCGGACCAGATATACATGGCCAGAGCGCTGCTGGACACCTATCAGATTCTCGGCGAGGAAGCATATCTTTCTTCCGCATCCCTGCTGGCACAGCTCATCCACCGCAATTTCTCCGATGAGCAGGGAGGTTTCTGGGACCGGACGGATACCGATAAACCCTGCGGCCGGTTGCGGGAGCGGATTAAACCCATCCTGGATAATGCCCTGGCTGCGGAGTTCTTCCTCAAGCTCGGCATTCTGGATCAGAACCCGGAATATCTGGCCATAGCCCGCCACACCCTGGCTTTTTTCAGTCAGGATTTCCCCCGCTACGGAATCTTTGCTTCCCACTATGCCCTGGCCTGCTACCTGCTGCTGCAACCCGCCGTGCTGGTCATTATTCTTGGCAGACAGACAGATCAGACAACCCGGCACTTTCTCGGGAAGGCATTCGCCCTTTCCGAGCCGCGCAAAATCATCAAACTGCTTGAGCTGGACCAGCATCCCCAGATGCTCCAGATGCTGCAGCAGCAGGGATATAAAGCCCCGCGGGGGTATCTCTACCTCGGCCAGGATTGCCTGCTCGAAACCGATGACATCGAGCATCTGGTCGATACGGTTCGTGGCCTGGCGGGGAAGTGA
- the hemC gene encoding hydroxymethylbilane synthase: MQELLKVGTRASKLALQQTRWVISQLEDINPDLQFEIVEVKTTGDKILDVPLAKIGGKGLFIKELEEALLNGQVDFVVHSMKDVPIELHPELQIAAITVREDPRDVLISRNNLILKHLPKDAVVGTSSLRRQTQLLHYSPTFQIVQLRGNLETRLRRVEGNGLDAVILAAAGIHRMGWQSKIVEYLPMDMFLPAIAQGALGIEVRQDRPAIAQFVMALDHQETRIAVLAERALLKKLEGGCQVPLAAFAEVTGDQVFLQAMVGSLQGDIIIRDVLQGPIDNPEEIGLTLAQKLIDQGADEILKEIFETNQAV; encoded by the coding sequence ATGCAAGAACTTTTAAAAGTCGGTACCCGGGCTAGTAAACTTGCCCTGCAACAAACACGATGGGTCATATCTCAACTGGAAGACATCAACCCAGATTTGCAGTTTGAAATCGTGGAAGTCAAGACTACAGGGGATAAGATTCTCGATGTCCCTCTGGCTAAAATCGGTGGCAAGGGGTTATTTATTAAAGAACTTGAGGAAGCCCTTCTGAATGGCCAGGTGGATTTTGTGGTGCACAGCATGAAGGATGTCCCCATTGAATTGCACCCTGAATTACAGATTGCGGCTATTACCGTCAGGGAGGACCCCCGTGATGTACTGATTTCCCGTAATAACCTGATCCTCAAGCATTTGCCGAAAGATGCAGTGGTCGGTACCAGCAGTTTGCGTCGGCAGACCCAGTTGCTTCACTATTCTCCCACCTTTCAGATTGTGCAGCTGCGGGGAAATCTGGAGACACGGCTTCGCCGGGTTGAAGGAAACGGGCTGGATGCGGTTATTCTGGCCGCCGCCGGGATTCACCGGATGGGCTGGCAGAGCAAAATCGTAGAATATCTGCCTATGGACATGTTCCTGCCCGCCATTGCTCAGGGAGCATTGGGAATTGAGGTCCGTCAGGACCGTCCGGCGATCGCGCAGTTTGTCATGGCTCTTGACCATCAGGAAACCCGCATTGCGGTCCTGGCAGAGCGTGCTTTGCTGAAAAAACTGGAAGGAGGATGTCAGGTTCCACTTGCAGCTTTTGCCGAAGTCACGGGGGATCAGGTATTTCTTCAGGCTATGGTAGGCTCCCTCCAGGGTGACATAATCATTCGGGATGTACTTCAGGGACCCATCGATAATCCTGAAGAAATCGGCCTTACGCTTGCGCAGAAGCTTATTGACCAGGGAGCGGATGAAATCCTGAAAGAAATTTTTGAAACCAATCAGGCGGTTTAA
- the rnfB gene encoding RnfABCDGE type electron transport complex subunit B, with protein sequence MIAAIATLGGMAFILAVGLGIASRIFAVETDPKITTITGLLPGANCGGCGYAGCSGFATALVAGEAAPLECKASGADAIQEISKVLGVVYVPKEKTIARVFCQGSLDKAKVRYRYQGIEDCNAAMLLGGGAKACVYGCLGMGSCVKACPFGAISMGPEGLPRIDESSCTGCGACARKCPKGVIELIPARQMWYISCNSHHKGKAVRQVCEVGCIACGLCVRNCPEQAITLDNNRAVIDPEKCSGCGICAEKCPQKVIHSRSEDREVVALSKG encoded by the coding sequence ATGATTGCTGCGATAGCTACCCTGGGAGGCATGGCGTTTATTCTGGCCGTCGGGCTGGGCATAGCCTCCCGTATTTTTGCCGTTGAAACGGATCCAAAGATTACCACAATTACCGGACTCCTTCCCGGTGCAAACTGCGGCGGCTGCGGCTATGCAGGCTGTTCCGGATTTGCGACCGCCCTGGTGGCCGGTGAGGCTGCTCCTCTGGAATGCAAAGCCTCAGGCGCGGATGCCATCCAGGAAATATCCAAGGTTCTGGGTGTGGTTTACGTGCCGAAGGAGAAAACGATTGCCAGGGTCTTTTGCCAGGGGAGTCTCGATAAGGCCAAAGTCAGATATCGTTATCAGGGCATTGAAGATTGCAACGCAGCCATGCTTCTTGGCGGAGGGGCCAAGGCATGTGTGTACGGCTGCCTTGGCATGGGCTCCTGTGTCAAGGCATGTCCTTTCGGAGCCATCAGCATGGGTCCGGAAGGATTGCCCCGGATCGATGAAAGTTCCTGCACCGGATGCGGGGCATGCGCCCGCAAGTGCCCAAAGGGAGTAATAGAGTTGATCCCTGCCCGGCAGATGTGGTATATTTCCTGTAATTCGCATCATAAGGGAAAAGCGGTCCGGCAAGTCTGTGAAGTCGGCTGTATTGCCTGTGGATTATGCGTCAGGAATTGTCCGGAGCAGGCTATTACCCTGGACAACAACCGGGCGGTCATCGATCCGGAAAAATGCTCAGGGTGTGGGATATGCGCTGAAAAATGTCCCCAAAAGGTTATCCACTCCCGGAGCGAAGACCGGGAAGTTGTCGCCTTGTCCAAAGGATAA
- the cobA gene encoding uroporphyrinogen-III C-methyltransferase, with protein sequence MENKKGIVYLIGAGPGDPQLITLRGKECIQTAEVLIYDYLANPVFLSWARPDAEILYVGKKGGTRHILQEEINELILRKVLEGKKVARLKGGDPFVFGRGGEEAEILADQGIPFEIVPGVTSAISVPAYAGIPLTHRQFTSTVAFITGHEDPTKEESSIDWDRISTGAGTLVFLMSMSRLSTIAERLQQHGLAATTPVAVIQWGTSPRQRTLVADLESVTRRVAEEGLGSPSIIVVGQVVHLREKLQWFERRPLFGKTIVVTRARAQSSSFSHNLTELGALAIEFPTIRVSGLQDHRLLDEAIAALSSYQWVIFTSVNGVDFFFQRLHELNKDSRAFSHSRVCAIGPETAASLRQQGIIPDYVPPEYRAESIIDGLLESGVRGTSILIPRAREARDILPEKLAEQGASVSVIPVYETLPDSSDVSYLADLLQKNAVNMVTFTSSSTVKNFCTAFQKNDTPLPTLLKGVQIACIGPVCAQEAESRGLAVSIVPQEYTIAAMTEAIVRYYQNPE encoded by the coding sequence GTGGAAAATAAAAAAGGGATTGTATACTTGATCGGTGCAGGTCCCGGGGATCCTCAACTGATCACCCTGCGGGGGAAGGAATGCATTCAGACAGCCGAGGTCCTGATTTACGATTACCTGGCTAATCCCGTCTTTCTCTCCTGGGCCAGGCCGGATGCCGAAATACTCTATGTCGGCAAGAAGGGCGGGACCCGGCACATTCTGCAGGAAGAAATCAATGAACTGATCCTGCGCAAGGTTCTCGAAGGGAAAAAAGTAGCCCGCCTGAAAGGCGGTGACCCCTTCGTGTTTGGCCGTGGAGGAGAAGAGGCGGAAATACTGGCTGATCAGGGCATCCCGTTCGAGATCGTTCCGGGTGTAACTTCAGCCATCTCGGTGCCTGCTTATGCTGGAATCCCCCTGACCCATCGGCAGTTTACCTCGACCGTGGCTTTTATTACCGGCCATGAGGACCCGACCAAGGAAGAATCCAGCATCGACTGGGACAGAATCAGCACCGGAGCGGGAACGCTCGTTTTTCTGATGAGCATGTCCCGCTTGTCCACTATTGCCGAGCGGCTGCAACAGCACGGCCTTGCGGCCACAACTCCGGTAGCGGTCATTCAGTGGGGTACCAGCCCCAGGCAGCGGACCCTGGTGGCTGATCTTGAGTCCGTGACCCGGCGGGTGGCCGAAGAAGGTCTGGGCTCTCCCTCCATCATTGTCGTCGGCCAGGTTGTGCATCTGCGGGAAAAGCTGCAATGGTTCGAGCGCCGGCCGCTGTTTGGCAAAACTATTGTAGTCACCCGGGCGCGGGCACAATCGAGCAGCTTCAGCCACAACCTTACCGAGCTTGGGGCGTTGGCCATTGAATTTCCGACCATTCGCGTATCAGGTTTACAGGATCACCGGCTGCTCGATGAGGCCATTGCCGCGCTTTCCAGTTATCAGTGGGTCATCTTTACCAGCGTCAATGGAGTTGACTTTTTTTTCCAGAGGCTGCATGAGCTGAACAAAGACAGCCGGGCGTTCAGTCATTCACGGGTCTGCGCCATTGGTCCGGAGACCGCGGCTTCCCTGCGACAGCAGGGGATTATCCCCGATTATGTTCCCCCGGAATACCGGGCGGAATCCATCATCGACGGTCTTCTCGAATCGGGAGTGCGAGGGACCAGCATCCTGATCCCCAGAGCACGGGAAGCCCGTGATATTCTGCCTGAAAAACTTGCCGAACAGGGGGCATCGGTTTCGGTTATTCCGGTCTATGAAACCCTGCCGGATAGCTCGGATGTGTCGTATCTTGCGGATCTTCTGCAAAAAAATGCCGTGAATATGGTTACCTTTACCAGCAGCTCGACAGTAAAAAATTTCTGTACCGCTTTCCAGAAGAACGATACTCCGCTGCCCACGCTGCTCAAAGGAGTGCAGATTGCCTGTATCGGCCCGGTATGCGCTCAGGAAGCGGAATCCCGGGGGCTTGCGGTCAGCATTGTACCGCAGGAATATACTATTGCCGCCATGACGGAGGCTATTGTCCGGTACTACCAAAACCCGGAATAA
- the rsxA gene encoding electron transport complex subunit RsxA codes for MVKILLMVISTVLVNNFVLAKFLGICPFLGVSRKTETAVGMGLAVIFVVTLSTALTWLVQMLVLNRFNIEYMQTIVFILVIAGLVQFVEMVLQKTSPALHQALGIYLPLITTNCVVLGVAVLAVQLEYTFIESLIYSFGASAGFALALLLFAGIRERLALAEVPECLQGTAIALVTTGLLALAFMGFTGLVK; via the coding sequence ATGGTAAAAATTCTTCTGATGGTCATCAGTACGGTTTTAGTAAATAACTTTGTACTGGCAAAGTTTCTGGGGATCTGTCCTTTTCTGGGAGTCTCCCGCAAGACCGAAACCGCTGTCGGCATGGGGCTGGCGGTGATCTTTGTAGTTACCCTGTCAACGGCCCTGACCTGGCTGGTGCAGATGCTGGTCTTAAACCGGTTCAACATCGAATACATGCAGACGATTGTCTTTATCCTGGTCATTGCCGGGCTGGTTCAATTTGTCGAAATGGTGCTCCAGAAAACAAGCCCTGCCCTGCACCAGGCGCTGGGAATCTATCTTCCCCTGATCACTACGAACTGTGTGGTTCTGGGGGTGGCGGTCCTGGCCGTGCAGCTCGAATATACCTTTATCGAGTCGCTGATCTACAGTTTCGGGGCTTCAGCAGGATTTGCTCTGGCCCTGCTCCTGTTTGCCGGCATCCGCGAGCGGCTGGCTCTGGCCGAGGTTCCCGAATGCCTGCAGGGAACGGCCATCGCCCTGGTGACGACTGGCCTTTTGGCTCTGGCCTTTATGGGTTTTACGGGGCTGGTAAAATAA